From one Agrobacterium fabrum str. C58 genomic stretch:
- a CDS encoding ABC transporter substrate-binding protein has product MRDGDEISHGVTRRTFIAGLGGVAALSLVGTSAQAAAGKEAPELAALVKDGKLPPLADRLPKNPMVVTPFEKVGTYGGTLRRGLRGSSDHNGILRMVGNQSLVRWNMDFTEVLPNLAEKWEVSPDASEFTFHLIEGAKWSDGHPFTADDVVFAIEDCIKNKELYSATPAQLSVAGKAVDVSKVDDFTVKFKFAAPNALYLENLATPLGQHPTLFPKHYCSKFLPKYNAALDAEVKAAGVSSWTELFRAKCGDIEIPSRWSNVDKPTLDPWVVKEPYSGGATRVVMTRNPYFWQVDTDGNQLPYINEINFGISQDVESLMLNVISGKIDIQERHISVLANKPTLSQNMEKGNYRLMTLVPSAAQQCQIYLNITHKDPAMRKMFADKSFRQALSLGLNRQEIIEIVYFGQSEAYQTGPRPTHPWYHEKLARQSTEFDADKANELLDKAGYDKKNGNGIRLRPDGQPIFFSIDVIPTLYPDLVDTLELVKAQWAQIGVDIKVNTIERALYYTRGDDNAHDAAVWPGPGGLDPMLDPRDFFAFHPQGSRYAIPWALWYTSNGQKGEEPPESQKKRFKLFDEARSTADIAKRGEFMKQIFDIAAEEFETIGVCLAVGGFGIIRNNLHNVPEKEPDSWSWPNPGPALPQQFTFTS; this is encoded by the coding sequence ATGCGCGATGGGGATGAAATCTCGCACGGCGTGACGCGCCGTACCTTTATTGCCGGGCTTGGAGGCGTTGCTGCGCTGTCTCTCGTCGGCACTTCGGCACAAGCTGCCGCCGGCAAGGAAGCGCCTGAATTGGCTGCCCTGGTCAAGGATGGAAAGTTACCACCTTTGGCCGATCGCCTGCCAAAGAACCCGATGGTGGTGACGCCGTTCGAGAAGGTCGGCACTTATGGCGGCACCCTGCGCCGTGGTCTTCGCGGGTCGTCGGACCATAACGGCATCCTGCGCATGGTCGGCAACCAGAGCCTTGTTCGCTGGAACATGGACTTCACCGAGGTCTTGCCGAACCTTGCGGAGAAATGGGAAGTCAGTCCTGACGCGTCCGAGTTCACCTTCCATCTGATTGAGGGCGCGAAGTGGTCTGACGGCCATCCGTTCACTGCCGATGACGTGGTCTTCGCGATCGAAGACTGCATCAAGAACAAGGAGCTTTACAGCGCCACTCCGGCGCAGTTGTCCGTGGCAGGCAAGGCCGTCGACGTATCAAAGGTCGATGATTTTACGGTAAAGTTCAAGTTTGCGGCACCGAACGCGCTGTATCTCGAAAATCTTGCGACCCCGCTTGGCCAGCACCCCACGCTGTTCCCCAAGCATTATTGCAGCAAGTTCCTGCCCAAATACAATGCGGCTCTCGATGCAGAGGTCAAGGCGGCCGGTGTTTCCAGCTGGACCGAACTTTTCCGTGCCAAATGCGGCGATATCGAAATCCCGTCCCGTTGGTCAAATGTCGACAAGCCGACGCTCGATCCGTGGGTCGTCAAGGAGCCTTATTCCGGCGGCGCGACGCGTGTTGTCATGACCCGCAACCCATACTTTTGGCAGGTTGATACGGATGGCAACCAGTTGCCCTATATCAACGAGATCAATTTCGGCATCTCGCAGGATGTCGAATCCCTGATGCTCAACGTGATTTCGGGCAAGATCGATATTCAGGAACGCCACATCAGCGTGCTCGCCAACAAGCCGACGCTTTCCCAGAACATGGAGAAGGGCAATTACCGGCTGATGACGCTGGTTCCGTCTGCTGCCCAGCAATGCCAGATTTATCTGAACATCACCCATAAAGATCCTGCCATGCGCAAGATGTTTGCGGACAAATCCTTCCGGCAGGCCCTGTCGCTGGGGCTTAATCGCCAGGAGATCATCGAGATCGTATATTTCGGCCAGAGCGAAGCCTATCAGACCGGCCCGCGCCCGACGCATCCATGGTATCATGAGAAACTGGCGCGGCAGAGCACCGAGTTTGATGCCGACAAGGCCAACGAGCTTCTCGACAAGGCTGGATACGACAAGAAGAACGGCAATGGAATTCGCCTGCGTCCCGATGGTCAACCGATCTTCTTCTCAATCGATGTCATTCCAACGCTTTATCCCGATCTCGTCGACACGCTGGAACTGGTGAAGGCGCAGTGGGCGCAGATCGGCGTCGATATCAAGGTCAACACCATCGAACGGGCTCTGTATTACACGCGTGGTGACGACAATGCCCACGATGCGGCTGTCTGGCCAGGTCCGGGTGGACTGGACCCGATGCTCGATCCGCGCGACTTCTTCGCCTTCCATCCACAAGGGTCGCGTTACGCCATTCCGTGGGCGCTCTGGTATACGTCCAACGGCCAGAAGGGCGAGGAGCCGCCGGAAAGCCAGAAGAAGCGGTTCAAGCTTTTCGATGAAGCGCGCTCGACTGCCGATATCGCCAAGCGTGGCGAATTCATGAAGCAGATTTTCGATATCGCGGCGGAAGAATTCGAAACGATTGGCGTCTGCCTGGCTGTTGGCGGTTTCGGCATCATCAGGAACAATCTTCACAATGTTCCGGAAAAGGAACCAGACAGCTGGTCCTGGCCGAACCCCGGTCCGGCGCTGCCGCAGCAGTTCACCTTCACAAGCTAA
- a CDS encoding ABC transporter permease — protein MLVFIVKRLLWMIPSLFAVSFLAFVLIQLPPGDYVTTYIATLAASNEVIDQNTAAQLRERFGLGDPMIIQYLKWIWGIISRGDFGISFEWQQPVSGLIWERMALTLVLAIASLLATWAIALPIGVFSAVRKYSIGDYMFTAFSFFGLSIPSFLLALVLMYVAAVEFGADVGGLFSAQFETAPWSIAKMIDLMAHIWLPVAILAISSTASLIRVMRANMLDELPKPYVTTARAKGLSEFRLLTKYPLRIALNPFISTIAWLLPNLISGSVVVAIVLNLPTAAPLLLQSLMAQDMYLAGAFVLLICALTLIGSLISDILLALVDPRIRLE, from the coding sequence ATGTTGGTCTTCATCGTGAAACGGCTGCTATGGATGATCCCATCGCTGTTTGCCGTCAGCTTCCTTGCCTTCGTCCTTATTCAGTTGCCGCCAGGCGACTATGTGACGACCTATATCGCCACGCTTGCCGCTTCGAACGAAGTCATCGACCAGAACACCGCCGCGCAGTTGCGCGAACGTTTCGGCCTCGGCGATCCCATGATCATCCAGTACCTGAAATGGATATGGGGCATCATCAGCCGCGGTGATTTCGGCATATCCTTCGAGTGGCAGCAGCCGGTTTCCGGCCTGATCTGGGAGCGCATGGCGCTGACGCTCGTGCTGGCAATTGCAAGTCTGCTGGCCACATGGGCCATCGCGCTGCCTATCGGCGTCTTCTCCGCCGTGCGGAAATATTCCATCGGCGACTACATGTTCACCGCCTTCTCCTTCTTCGGACTTTCCATCCCGTCATTCCTGCTTGCGCTGGTTCTGATGTATGTCGCGGCGGTCGAATTCGGTGCGGATGTCGGCGGCCTCTTCTCGGCCCAGTTCGAAACTGCGCCGTGGAGCATCGCAAAGATGATCGACCTCATGGCGCATATCTGGTTGCCGGTCGCCATCCTTGCCATTTCCTCCACGGCCAGCCTCATCCGCGTCATGCGCGCCAATATGCTGGACGAATTGCCGAAACCCTATGTGACCACGGCCCGCGCCAAGGGCCTGTCGGAGTTTCGCCTGTTGACGAAATATCCTCTGAGAATTGCTCTCAACCCCTTCATTTCCACGATTGCATGGCTGTTACCCAACCTCATTTCGGGCTCTGTCGTCGTTGCCATCGTGCTCAACCTGCCCACCGCAGCGCCGCTTCTTTTGCAGTCGCTGATGGCGCAGGACATGTATCTCGCCGGGGCCTTCGTGCTCCTGATCTGCGCGTTGACGCTGATCGGATCGCTGATCAGCGACATTCTGCTGGCGCTGGTCGATCCCCGAATCCGTCTCGAATAG
- a CDS encoding ABC transporter permease codes for MADIAVATTIRPDRAAVASQWQLIWWAFKRHRLAMAALVVTIAMYVVALVPGFFAINDPVLQNARATFYPPQRVHLIDTTDGFSVGLHYYPLKLTRNPETLAAVFVEDTGKKIPIQLFGRGYEYSVLGLFDTNIHLLASTDKTRPLFLFGADRLGRDVFSRVVQGSQISLSIGLVGVFFSLLLGVVLGGISGYYGGRIDFVMQRVIDFVLSLPTIPIWLAMAAALPQGWPATLQYMMITIILSLTGWAQLARVVRGRFLSLRTEEFVAAARLDGVPEGRIIFRHMLPSFSSHIIASVTLAVPAMILAETSLSFLGLGLQPPTISWGVLLREAQNIRSIATAPWLFLPGVAVVVAVMALNLLGDGLRDAADPYNK; via the coding sequence ATGGCCGATATTGCTGTAGCCACCACCATTCGCCCCGACCGCGCCGCCGTCGCATCGCAATGGCAACTCATCTGGTGGGCGTTCAAGCGTCACCGTCTGGCCATGGCCGCTCTCGTCGTGACCATTGCCATGTATGTCGTGGCCCTCGTGCCCGGCTTCTTTGCGATCAATGATCCGGTGCTGCAAAATGCCCGCGCGACGTTTTATCCGCCGCAACGGGTTCATTTGATCGACACGACGGATGGTTTCTCCGTCGGGCTGCATTATTACCCTCTCAAGCTGACCCGTAACCCCGAAACGCTGGCCGCCGTCTTCGTCGAAGACACGGGCAAGAAAATACCGATCCAGCTTTTTGGTCGCGGCTACGAATATTCCGTGCTTGGACTGTTCGACACCAACATCCATCTTCTGGCCTCCACCGATAAGACGCGACCGCTGTTTCTTTTCGGGGCTGACCGGCTTGGCCGCGATGTCTTCAGCCGTGTCGTGCAGGGTTCGCAGATTTCCCTGTCGATTGGTCTTGTCGGCGTGTTCTTTTCGCTGCTGCTCGGCGTCGTCTTGGGCGGTATTTCCGGGTATTATGGCGGGCGTATCGATTTCGTCATGCAGCGGGTAATCGATTTCGTCCTGTCGCTGCCCACCATCCCCATATGGCTGGCCATGGCGGCGGCGCTGCCGCAGGGCTGGCCCGCGACGCTTCAATATATGATGATCACCATCATCCTCTCCCTGACTGGCTGGGCGCAGCTTGCCCGCGTCGTGCGTGGCAGGTTCCTGTCGCTCAGAACGGAAGAGTTTGTCGCTGCTGCCAGATTGGACGGCGTACCCGAAGGGCGCATCATCTTCCGTCACATGCTGCCCAGCTTCTCCAGCCACATCATCGCATCCGTCACGCTGGCTGTACCCGCAATGATCCTCGCGGAAACGTCGCTGTCCTTCCTCGGTCTCGGCCTTCAGCCGCCAACGATTTCGTGGGGTGTGCTGCTGCGCGAGGCCCAGAACATCCGTTCGATTGCGACGGCTCCGTGGCTCTTCCTGCCCGGTGTTGCCGTTGTTGTTGCCGTCATGGCGCTGAACCTCCTCGGTGATGGTCTGCGCGATGCAGCCGACCCCTATAACAAGTGA
- a CDS encoding ABC transporter ATP-binding protein: MSEVVSMKPAKPLLEVRNLVTEFPLRTGVFRAVNDISFSIEPGKTLCVVGESGSGKSVTARSILQIIDSPGYITSGSIILNKADGSSVDLAKLDPRGRAIRAVRGADIAMIFQEPMSSLSPVHTVGDQITEVLRLHLKMSKAQARAEAIELLRQVEIPNPEKALDRYAFQYSGGMRQRAMIAMALACKPQLLIADEPTTALDVTTQAEILDLISRLQKAHGMAVLFITHDMGVVAQIADDVLVMHHGVVKEYGTVEQIFHKPQDPYTRMLIGSVLKLEQKAEIRLARPPLDQTAAPILEVKDLSMHFGEMKALDGVSIKLLPGETLGIVGESGSGKTTMGRSIMRLYDPTAGEMLYRRADGSVVDLSKIEGKELKAARRELRMVFQDPFGSLNPRMTVAQVIGEPLLVNGIAKGKELEERVCSLMEQVGLDPSGRERYPHAFSGGQRQRIGIARAITLRPRIIVADEATSALDVSVRFQVLDLLMKLQDELGLAYIFISHDIGVIRYMCDRVGVMYRGKLVEVGEAEKVCNAPDHPYTQALLSAIPRPDPRDRDRTRRFRYVEPAPIKNGAAAQ; this comes from the coding sequence ATGAGTGAAGTCGTCTCGATGAAGCCTGCAAAGCCCCTTCTTGAAGTTCGCAATCTCGTTACCGAATTTCCGTTGCGTACCGGCGTTTTTCGCGCCGTCAACGATATTTCTTTCTCGATAGAGCCTGGCAAGACGCTCTGCGTGGTGGGAGAAAGCGGCTCGGGCAAGTCAGTCACGGCCCGCTCCATCCTCCAGATCATCGATAGCCCCGGCTATATCACCTCCGGCTCGATCATCCTGAACAAGGCTGACGGTTCGTCAGTTGATCTGGCGAAACTGGACCCACGCGGGCGTGCCATCCGCGCTGTTCGCGGTGCCGATATCGCGATGATTTTCCAGGAGCCAATGTCGTCGCTTTCTCCAGTTCATACAGTCGGAGACCAGATTACCGAAGTTTTGCGGCTTCACCTGAAAATGAGTAAGGCACAGGCGAGGGCAGAGGCAATCGAGCTGCTGCGGCAGGTCGAAATTCCAAACCCGGAAAAGGCGCTAGACCGATACGCCTTCCAATATTCCGGCGGTATGCGCCAGCGCGCCATGATCGCGATGGCGCTTGCCTGCAAACCACAGCTCCTCATTGCCGACGAGCCGACGACGGCGCTCGACGTCACCACGCAGGCGGAAATTCTCGATCTGATATCGCGGCTGCAAAAGGCCCACGGTATGGCCGTGCTGTTCATCACGCACGATATGGGCGTCGTCGCTCAGATCGCTGATGATGTTCTTGTCATGCATCATGGCGTCGTGAAGGAATACGGGACAGTCGAGCAAATCTTCCACAAGCCGCAGGATCCCTATACGCGGATGCTGATCGGCTCGGTCCTCAAGCTGGAGCAGAAGGCCGAAATCCGCCTTGCCCGTCCGCCGCTTGATCAGACCGCAGCGCCGATACTGGAAGTCAAGGACCTGTCGATGCACTTTGGCGAGATGAAGGCGCTGGACGGTGTTTCGATAAAGCTCCTGCCCGGCGAGACCCTCGGCATCGTCGGCGAAAGCGGGTCGGGTAAGACAACCATGGGCCGCTCCATCATGCGCCTCTATGATCCGACGGCTGGCGAGATGCTTTATAGAAGAGCCGACGGCTCGGTTGTCGATTTGTCTAAGATAGAAGGAAAGGAACTGAAGGCGGCGCGCAGGGAGTTGCGCATGGTGTTCCAGGATCCTTTCGGGTCGCTCAATCCACGCATGACCGTCGCGCAGGTGATTGGAGAACCGCTGCTTGTCAACGGCATTGCCAAGGGCAAGGAACTGGAAGAGCGCGTCTGCTCCCTGATGGAGCAAGTGGGTCTGGATCCCAGTGGGCGTGAACGCTATCCGCACGCCTTTTCCGGTGGTCAGCGTCAGCGCATCGGGATTGCGCGAGCCATTACGCTGCGGCCCCGCATCATCGTTGCAGATGAGGCCACGTCGGCTCTGGACGTTTCCGTCCGGTTTCAGGTGCTGGATCTGCTCATGAAATTGCAGGACGAGTTGGGTCTCGCCTACATCTTCATCAGTCATGACATTGGCGTCATCCGATACATGTGCGACCGGGTCGGCGTCATGTATCGCGGCAAGCTGGTCGAGGTGGGGGAGGCCGAGAAGGTCTGCAACGCACCGGATCATCCCTACACCCAGGCATTGCTTTCCGCCATCCCACGGCCGGATCCGCGGGATCGCGACCGGACGAGGCGGTTCCGTTATGTCGAGCCGGCACCAATCAAAAATGGCGCTGCCGCCCAATGA